Proteins found in one Miscanthus floridulus cultivar M001 chromosome 4, ASM1932011v1, whole genome shotgun sequence genomic segment:
- the LOC136548316 gene encoding uncharacterized protein gives MGRGPLDHLPDIGEIALEASVSSPVLLGGGEDASGPATTYPEAKADMLKARTHCQPGGLNGRGGAGGGGGDATAPVEDRGGAGVRREPAGTSGHRGRAIAAAITITEEGHGAKAVASPLEVSVFSADRKCKAEVPALALRKSLKVSMGSTAQQVVEAQAAVQCGGASARADLEELVAQGEATGAATERAGEEMPTPREAEARESDGAEAPLVAEATEGEIEPPRTSEAEATKAGHPRPPRPKWQGPEPPKITEAGVVGTGAPETTEVGVAGAGASAAKPAAQEVEAEVGQALIPSPVQELEKEASSAAEASWVEVQGWKEKGEDSLVEAQRWKEKAKASRVAAQRREEKAEELEKEVTRVAEASAPVQAVLEAKIGEHNALQSAAPCPAVISSHYAGIDLEAVNDDYVLPKDDEEANEEVAKLMEAAEGPGMALAKLFEEEVVPPPPSTDAGDPEP, from the exons atggggcggggtcccctggaccatctccccgaCATCGGGGAGATAGCGCTCGAGGCGTCGGTGAGCAGCCCGGTGCttctaggaggaggagaggatgcctcagGGCCGGCAACCACCTACCCCGAGGCTAAGGCCGACATGCTCAAGGCACGAACACactgtcagcccggtgggctcaatggcagaggtggagcaggtggcggcgggggcgacgcaactgcccctgTAGAGGATCGAGGGGGCGCCGGAGTCCGGCGAGAGCCGGCCGGCACCAGTGGACACAGAGGCCGTGCCATCGCTGCCGCCATCACCATTACAGAGGAGGGTCATGGTGCCAAAGCGGTTGCATCCccgctcgaggtgagtgttttcTCAGCGGA CCGGAAGTGTAAGGCGGAGGTGCCTGCCCTGGCGCTGCGTAAGTCACTCAAGGTGAGCATGGGCTCCACCGCTCAACAAGTGGTGGAGGCACAGGCTGCCGTACAGTGCGGCGGGGCATCAGCGAGGGCCGACCTAGAGGAGTTGGTCGCCCAGGGGGAGGCTACCGGGGCGGCCACGGAGCGTGCGGGGGAGGAAATGCCTACGccccgcgaggccgaggcccgtgagtcagatggggccgaggcgcccttagttgccgaggccaccgagggtgagaTAGAGCCCCCCCGGACTTCTGAGGCCGAGGCGACAAAGGCCGGGCACCCAAGACCGCCGAGGCCAAAGTGGCAGGGACCGGAGCCCCCCAAGATCACTGAGGCCGGGGTGGTGGGGACTGGAGCCCCTGAGACCACTGAGGTCGGGGTGGCGGGAGCTGGTGCGAGTGCGGCGAAGCCGGCAGCCCAGGAAGTGGAGGCGGAGGTGGGGCAAGCCTTAATACCATCGCCGGTCCAAG agctggagaaagaggcttccagtgcggccgaggcttcttgggtcgaggTCCAGGGCTGGAAGGAGAAAGGCGAGGACTCtctggtcgaggcccagcgctggaaggagaaagccaaggcctctcgggtcgcGGCCCAGCGTAgggaggagaaagccgagg AGttagagaaggaggtcacccgggtaGCCGAGGCCTCTGCcccagtgcaggcggtgctcgaggccaagatcggggagcacaacgcgctgcaGAGTGCCGCCC cgtgccctgcCGTCATCTCCTCACACTAcgccggcatcgacctcgaggccgtcaaTGACGACTATGTCTTGCCAAAGGACGATGAGGAGGCCAACGAGGAGGTcgcaaagctgatggaggcagctgagggccccggcatggcgctggccaagctgtttgaagaggaggtggtccctcccccgccgtccaccgatgctggagaccctgagccctga